The following nucleotide sequence is from Pangasianodon hypophthalmus isolate fPanHyp1 chromosome 8, fPanHyp1.pri, whole genome shotgun sequence.
CTTACTCAAAGTGTGTGGGTCTGGAAGTATGTGGCGTTGCTCTGAAATGATGAAACAAAGTACTGTCCTTCACTCAGGTGGTTTTCAAAGTGTGTCCTGCAGAGTCGTGGTCAAGAGATCATCGATGGACTAAAAGTGGCTCTTCAGGGTATGTGATGTGCTCTGCGATGAACATGCTCATAAATGATCTTGTTACACTACAGTCTTTTTGAATTACAGCTTTATCCTCAGGTTTTGTATGGATTAAATACTGTCACTGAAGTGTGACAGAATGCGGTAGAAAAAGTGGGCAATTTAGAATTTAGTCATTTCCATTAAGAAGGGCATTAAGATAACCCTTTGTTTCTGTCAGTCCAAGGGGGATGGTTTGCTTGTGAAAAGAGTCTCCTCGATCCTGTAGTAACTGTGGTAATAAATTTAACTGTCCAGTTCTcacattgatttattttcctcagCTGCACTGAAGGCCTACTTCAGATACAACAAATGTTTGCCATCTCGCATCATTGTGTACCGAGACGGCGTGGGCGATGGCATGCTGCAGAGCGTAGTCAGCTACGAAGTGCCTCAGATCATGCAGTCCATCAAAGCCATGGGAGAAGATTATGCGTGAGACTCAGCACATCTCAGTAACAGACTGACACACTCTTGGGGTTTCTCTCAGCCAATACTGTTTCTGTACAGGCCCAAGCTGAGCGTGGTGGTGGTGAAGAAACGCATTGCTTCCAGATTCTTCGCTCTCCTTGATGCCAAACTGGGCAACCCTCCTCCCGGGACAGTCATCGACACCGAAGTCACGCGACCTGAGTGGTGCGTTGAGACATAGTTAAtcagtttttctctttctctcgcagGCAGCGGTCAGTCTGATTCCAGCTTCAGGCtagattttgtgttttaaatgctgATGGCTTGATTTGTCAGGTACGACTTCTTCATTGTGAGTCAGGCAGTGCGCTTGGGCAGCGTGGCCCCCACTCACTACAACGTGGTGTACGACAGCAGTGGCCTCAAACCAGACCACATGCAGAGACTCACCTACAAACTGTGCCACATGTATTACAACTGGCAGGTAaaagcttcacacacacacgcgcacacacgcgttTGTGTTTATACAAGCCCGCTTTCTACGCAGCCCCAGATCATGCTGATTGATGTAAGCAggatgtagtcatttttttttttatcacaggtCTATCATTAGAGAATCTGCACTGTCTAATCTAAAATGGAGAACACACATTATTGCATCTGTTGCAGAATTTGGCTAAGATTTTATTGGAATCATTTTGTGCAGTGTAACAAGTAGTAATATTAAGACTGCTGTAATCACACAATCTGACTCTCTTAATAAGCAGCACTCTGGTTATTTATGCAAGATGGGTGGTGTATGTAAGTCGCGAAGACCAAGCgtatggttttttttaaaccatgtaaACACAGGCTTAAAGATTAGCCATAACTACTTGCTAGTAGGTATTTCTGGCACGAGTTTTctgctggttgccatggtttcgtCTGGTAGTGATTGGTCAtctttacacatacacatagtgAGCTTTCTATGTGGGTAAATGTCACATTTATTTTGAAACAATTAACTCTGTATTTTTGGAAATTTAGTTTACTGAACTATGTTTGTCGCTCACGTCAtacatctgttttgtttttttcttatgaagGGGATTGTGCGAGTTCCTGCGCCGTGTCAGTACGCCCACAAACTGGCCTTCCTGGTTGGTCAGAGCATCCACAGGGAGCCCAGCATCAACCTGGACGACTTGCTCTTCTATCTGTAAACACGCGTCACCACCTATCAGTTACTCAGCAGCTTGTTGTGTTATCTAATGTTTCTGGTTTTGGGACATTTTCATTCCATCAAGCATGACTATTTTTTGTTTAGAAAGGTataaagtgaggaaaaaaacttttttttttgtaaaatgcaGATATAATATTGTAATTTGTCATGCAGTCTAGGTTTCGTTGTATTTAGCCTGGTAATTTTGTTCCTTGGTGATCAAGTGAAGAGTTCAATAAGGGTGTAAGATTTGCtgttagactttttttttttttttttttttgtaagttggTGGATGGTATTGAACAATAGAAGTAGCAGTGTTCAAAACCAAGCCTTGTTTACGTATCCGGAAAAATTTTTGCATTTCCAATTAGAACCATAAATTCGTAAAGTGGGATTAAATGTAAGAATGTTGGAATGAATCTTGACATGTTGATTCCCTTTAATGTAGTTTTTGTTGTATATCACCAAATAAAAGCAGTTTGAAAGACAGACCGATTGTTTGACCGTCCCCACTCCATGCACTTTTATGGTCCATGAGACGCTATTACTTGTTCTTCATTCAGCAgtggaaatttaaaatgtacaaaaaaacaatatagtGTAGTTCATAAATGTTTTAGACTGCTCAGAAACCTGTTCTATTTGATGTATTCACAAGTCTGACTTGAACTAGTGTGCTGTGTTTCATCTTAACATAGCCTACCAGTTTAAGATTAATTATAGCATTGTTAAAACTACTCCTAGCTAATTGTCCAAGCTGGTAACATGAAAAATTGGTACAGGAGGAAGTGCTAGATGTGCTCTAAAAGCGATAAAAACATGAAAGAGAACTTCATGTGCTCTTTAAAACTACATCTTCGTTTCTGATTAGCGAATAAGGTTTATAAGGTCAACATCTTTACTTATGTGGATTGGAAAATTCCATCCTGCAGTTCTTAATTATTTATCCAACCATTTagtgatgaataaaaacagctgAAGTAGAAGGTCTGGAGTTCAgggtgcctttttttttcccatgtccAGTAGGTGGTGCTCTTTCCCAGCATTTAGTGTATCAGTTTTAGCTGAAGCTGCtgtaataaactttattttggcCATAGTTTTGCTACTCCACTCTTTCTCACATGCAACAGTGAAGCACAGGGTGGTGGGTGTTTTGGCACCTCTGGTGAAGGTTTGATCATTTACACACTCCAGATGAAAAAGATGAGCTCTCTTCTGTAATACCTTTAACGTATCTAACAGGCCAAGTGTGTCTAATCAAGTAATcagaaaaagtttaaaatgacaaaacacaGTACACTTGTaccagcaacacacacagtgtcagtgtAGTGCAAAAGGTTACACCACGGAAATGTTTGATGGTCAAAGAAtcgtactaaactgtacctttccatGTTACTGGAGTGGTAGCCTTATATTTTATACCTTTAATAtattcacctggaaatgtggatatagtgcACCTTGAAAAAAAGGATACATAAATGGACTGTAATTAGTTTTTAGAGTAAAGTTTTAAAGGGTACACTATGCACTTTCCAAGATGTGAAAGGTGTATGCTTGAGACAAGGAGAGTTACAGTTTAGTCTCCTGTATAGTTTAGTTTAGTGTAAAGTGGTGTATGGCATCAGATGAGCTACACAGATGTTATAACTGGACCTCtgcatggtttaaaaaaaaaaaaacaacaaaacgaaacaagaaaagaattttattaagtttaaatgtattaattattgATGTAATTGCACATGGGATTCCTATTCTCCCCCTTCAGCCAACAGTTTAATAATTTAGTAATAAATCAGAGCAAActtacaaaattaattattaatgaactcaTATAAATccacaaaagaaaatatattccATCTTGCATTCACTCGCTCAATCTGGCAACAACTTGAAGCTGTGTATTTccttatattaatgtttattttacataaaaaagtGGACATCTGGGAGAAATACTAGAAATGAGTTATTTAGGTTTAAATGCATTCATTATTGACAATTGACTACTggattcctttttttctcctttaatcAACAGTTTAATAATTTAGTAATAAATCTGGGCAAACTGTTACTAAATTATTTACTAAATTAATAACTAAATGATTAATGAACTAATATAAatccataaaagaaaaaaatatttcagcttgCACTCGATTGTTCAATCTGGCAACAATGAgaagctgtttttatttctatatttgtgtttttattttctattaaaaaccAAAGTGGAATTCTGGGAAAAAATGCTAGTAAACAATGGTAGTAGATTTAAATGGATTAATTAGTGATTAATTGCTTTGTAgattccctttttttcttctttaacagtttaataattttgtaataaatcaGAGCAAACTGtaactaaattaattattaatgaactaatatgaaacacaaaagaaaaatatttcagcttGCACTCGATTGTTCAATCTGGCAACAATGGGgaataaaaacagtgttttttttttttttttttttaattattaatttatgtttttattttccataaaaaaaaccaaagtgGAATTCTGGGAAAAATGCTAGAATATAATTGTATTAGATTTAAATGGATTAATTAGGGATTAATTGCATTGTGGATTTCTTTGTTTCTCCTTTAACCAACAGtttaatagtttattaataTAACTAAACGCACAGCAGATTTGAGATCAATATaagataacatttatttatttatttatttatttatttaaatgaaaacactgaTGACACccccctcactccctccctcctccttctcgcgcgcgcgcgctcgtTGCTCGCGCGCGCTGAGGTGTATGTGCGGCGCGCGCGCGCTCGGACGGCAGGAAGCATCACTCAGGCCGTTAGCGTCATCACCGTTACTTTACAACACATTTTACTAATTTTCTGATTAACTGCCGTCTTATAACGTTTACTTGACTGTTATTTTTGTCCGTTTTTATGTACCATCCGCCTGTTGATGTGTCACTCGGAGTTGGGATGGACTTGGGTGTTTTTATGGAAACAGACCGGCACTTTTTATTagcaggaaaataacttttattcatttagagcTTATTTACAAAAATGAGGGACCGTCTGGCTGAACTGAAATCTGTAAGTAAAGTCAGTTTGTTCACAAATgcaacaggtttttttttttttgtgtgtgtgtggtttatatCCCGGCTCAAACTGTTATTTCAGATGCTAGCGTCAGGTCAGCTAAATtcaggctgaatcccaaacaaCGGCCATGTTggatatgtagtgcactaaatagTGTAGACAGCCCGCTGTCTCGGTGTGTGGTGTATTGCGGTTATGTAGGAATGAGCGAGTTGTTTGGGATTTGGCCTTGGGTGTGTTCCAGCAGCGCAGCTTTTGCGCAGATCAGCGCAGCGCGTGCTTTACGCAGGTCTCAGTTTCAGTACATAAGGGTTAAGTGACATCTACGTTTTCACATGcacattcagacacaagagTTTTGTGGTCTGGGGATCTTGTTTGTACTTTCTAGCTTTGTATATTTGTCTTTTCTCATTCTGTGACACTACAAAATGTTATGACTTAGATTGGGGATAAAATACTTTTCTCAAGTCCAAATGACTGAATAGTTGACTGTCTAACTGACTGACTAACCTTCTGACCGACTGACTGAacttctgactgactgactgactgaacttcTGACTGACTGAACTTCTGACCGACAGACTGACTGAACTTCTGACCGACTGAACTTCTGACCGACTGACCTTCTGAccgactgactgactgaacttctgaccgactgactgaacttctgaccgactgactgactgaacttctgactgactgaacttctgactgactgaacttctgactgactgactgactgaacttcTGACTGACTGAACTTCTGACCGACAGACTGACTGAACTTCTGACTGACTGAACTTCTGAccgactgactgactgaccgactgactgaacttctgactgactgaacttctgaccgactgactgactgaccgactgactgaacttctgaccgactgactgaacttctgaccgactgactgaacttctgactgactgactgactgaacttctgactgactgaacttctgaccgactgactgactgaacttctgaccgactgactgaacttctgaccgactgactgactgaacttctgactgactgaacttctgaccgactgactgactgaacttcTGACTGACTGAACCTCTGACTGACTGAACTTCTGACCGACAGACTGACTGACCTTCTGACCGACTGACCTTCTGACCGACTGAccgactgactgactgaacttcTGACCGACTGACTGAACCTCTGAccgactgactgactgacctTCTGAccgactgactgactgaacttctgactgactgaacttctgaccgactgactgactgaacttctgactgactgaacttctgactgactgactgactgaacttcTGACTGACTGAACTTCTGACCGACAGACTGACTGAACTTCTGACTGACTGAACTTCTGAccgactgactgactgaccgACTGACTGAACTTCTGACCGACTGACTGAACTTCTGACCGACTGACTGAACTTCTGACTGACTGACCTTCTGAccgactgactgactgaccttctgactgactgaacttctgaccgactgactgactgaacttctgactgactgactgactgaacttctgactgactgaacttctgaccgactgactgactgaacttctgaccgactgactgactgaacttcTGACTGACTGACCGACTGACTGAACTTCTGACCGACTGACTGACCTTCTGACCGACTGACTGACCGAATTACTGACTGACCTTCTGAccgactgactgactgaacttctgactgactgaacttctgaccgactgactgaacttctgactgactgaacttctgaccgactgactgactgaacttctgactgactgactgaacttctgaccgactgactgaacttctgactgactgactgaacttctgactgactgactcactgaactTCTGACCGACTGACTGAACTTCTGACCAACTGACCAACTGAacttctgactgactgactttCTGACGTtgtgactgactgattgacCGACTGAATGACTGATTTACTTTCTGACTGTGTGACATTCTGACTGCCTTTCTGAGCGACTGATgttctgactgactgactgacttatTTTCTGACTGTCTGACAttctgactgaatgactgaactTCTGACTGACTTTCTGACCGACTGATTTTCTGTCTGACTTTCTGACGttctgactgactgacttacTTATTTTCTGACTGTCTGACGTTCTAACTGACTGCCTGAACTACTGACCGCCTGACTTTCTGACCAACTGACGTTCTGACTGTCTGACTTTCTGACTATATATCTCTGATTGTCTGACTGTCTATCACTCTGGCTGACTGACTGAGTAACAGACTGAATGAATGTCTGACTGACTGTCCAACTGACTGACTAACAGCTTgactgactgtatatatacacttaaGCAATGTGATTGGAGAAATTCAAGCTCTCTAAAATGTTCTAGATGACTAGGAGTcaaaatgttaatcttcatacaGTCCttattcacaactccatacattttaaattccattgaaatactcataatttaaaaaatgttgctatcCAACAGATATAAGCTGATTTGTTCTGTTGATTTGCTCGACCTTTTAGATGTCGTGTAATCGTGGGGGCAGCATGAACTCTACCCCATTAAGATCCGTGGAGTTATTATTGCAGCAGAATAAaagcagcagacaggacagttaaaAACAGGGTTGCCATTTTGGAATagtttatttagatttattattgtgaatgattaaaaaaaatattgcaactAGTCCTGTCTTGTTAGTTAGAAAGACTGCCTAGATAGTAAACTAAATTTTCTCTTTTAATAATTAAGTCTCCCAGGAAGAAATGtgctttcagtgttttttttttttttttttttccattttatttgaacAAAACAGTAGTGTTTCATATATTCCATATTTCCTGGATTTAGGGGAGGCCCAGCGATGAGGAAGATGGAAGTTTTGTGGTTCATGTGGATCAAGGCGGCTTTATGGAGGGCTTTTTCAGAAAGGCACGTGGCTAATAAACttcttcatttacatttatcattAAATTAACTTACAAATAAGGCAAAATTCATCTGGTAAAGGAGATAGTGTAAGAAATGTAAACTCTAGGTAGGTATCATTAATAAAACCAAGACTGTggggaaataaatgaaaatgaatcgaTGGTATTAAAGTGTATGATATAAATAGATGGGACGGTGAAGAAACCTGCTCTGACTGTATGTGTTTCAGGTGGAGGAGGTCAGGAGCATCATTGATAAGATTTCCTCGCAGGTGAACGAGGTGAAGAAGAAGCACAGCATGATCCTCTCAGCTCCTAACCCTGATGAAAGTGCGTACACACTCAGTCATATaccaaacacactcacacacacacacacacacacatatgacgTATGTGTCCCTAGTCTTTGAAAAGCTTTGCATTGGATACGAGATACAAACTTCTAGATTATTTCATGCCACTGATAAGCAAACCCATACAATCtctgaaaataattaattacattcaGAACATCTGCTTGTTTGTGAACGCGGTATAATTTGCAGTGCTAGCTAATGTACAATGCTCATTTTGCGTCACAGCACTGGCTGAAGTCAttgtttcaaacacacacacacacacacacacattcacacacttgtgCAGCTCAGGCTAAATATAACCCTGTCTTGCACTTGTGTACTGAGCACAGTAAAAGCAGgaaatctctctcacacacaccacacacacacacgcacacacttctACTGTATCCTCCAGGAAACATGCGAAGGAAACCTCACCTTACCCACCTTCAAATACTCATTCATCTCCTTTAAATACTCTTTTTTTATGCACATCCTCAATTCATAGCACGTGttaattctttatttcctttttctatatcactcacacacacacacacacacacacacacacacacacactctctctctctttctcacacttacacactcctaATGTACACAACCTCAGCTCACCCAGAGTACAtgtaactgttaaataaaattctcCTTCAGCCATTAGAACAATACAATAACTCTGATAGCGTTTAACTTCTAGCTTTTAGCTTCTGTGTCATTGTTTGTCAACCCAACTTCATTAACATACAAGCTCATATACTATTTGCGGTTTTGTAACGTATGAAATATATGAAAGCTCACCAAGTTGCCATGTGCGCAACACGGTGAATGAAACCTGCACGTAACTTTTTCCTACAATTACGTCATTTTGTTACATCAGCTAGTAAATCAGACGGTAAATTACCTAGCTAATTATTTCCGAGACCACAACCGAACATAACATGAATGTGAACGCACCTTTTCCTGTATTCTGTTCAGCTAGCTTGCAATCATAGCTATATAGTTTGCTCTTTGACATGTTAAAATGTGCTTTTGTTCTCCATACAGCCAACAACTGGCAAGGTTGTCATTACACTTTTTATTAGTCACTTTTTTTCCTTCGTTTCTTGTTCCCTAAGAAGTAGTTTTTGTTGTGATTGTGCAATATTTAGGTTTATACCATAATGTAggtgaattctcgattctgattggttaaagtttctataacagcagcaattcgcaggtttatattaatgtgtgtggtctaataggttattgtttgtatagtaacagctcgttcatagggacttgtatggaggacaTAAACACagtctaagactaataataaacagattttttttttaagtgccattatttaacagagaaaaacagagattttCCATAAATAGatgtttgtttgaaatttttagaaggagtctccagtatcagtggtAAAGCTGAAACGTTAAAGTTTTCCGACACGGCAAAGTGTTCAGGactttttgtggtttctctgtaaccaGAGTAACTTCCAGAGAAAGGGGAAAAGAGAGACGAGGGAaagaccgtttatagctgcaataacataagtgaaaacgggaactaactcgtttcgtGAACCAAACCTTGAGCTACACTCATGTGGGTTTTGACTAGTTCAGCTTTGCGCTACTTAACATGTTTGTTACATTTATGATTTCTTCATTTAGAGACCAAAGAAGAACTCGAGCAGCTGACGGTCGAAATCAAGAAAAATGCCAATGTGGTGCGGACCAAACTcaaaagtgagtgtgtgtgtgtgtatgtgaggttTTTTTCACACATTGAATGACATTGTGCATCTATTAGAGAAGTCTTTCACTTCCCTAATGATTTTGCACTGCCCACAGGGGTACATTAAGCAACTCCTCAGGCCTAATTTGTGTGTAGCAACGTGCATTGTGGGTGATCTGTACCAGGCGACATTGTTTGGACAATATcaaattttcagaaataatgtCAATATGACAAATTGCATCTCCGTAATGGCAAAAGTCAAACATTTTGATTGTCATGTATAAAACTAGATTTCtacacaaataaattatttctcCTCTCTCCATAATCAGCTCTGCAGCAGAGCTTGCCTCCCGAGGACCAAGCCAACCGTGCCTCAGTGGACGAGCGCATCCAGAGAACACAGGTGGAGATCCTCATCTTCTCAGAAGTGTTTTggattaggttttttttttttagttcccaGAAACAGGAACTTCAGTTTAGGGTGTAGTTATCCCGCCTCGCGCCAAGTGATCCTGAGATTCCGGATCCACcgagaccctgaccaggataaagcgcttgtTAAAGATGAAGgaataaattaattttgaaatgaaagcatTGCTCTATAAAGCAATACCATCTCTCGTGTTTCAGAGTTAAAATGGAAGCGTAACTGTTCTGGCAGACATGCAGTTCATTAGAAAACGCCCAGTGTAACCCctttgtttcagtgtttattttggtATGAAgctgagtgtgttgtgttttggtctctctctctctctctctctctctctctctctctgtagtacACAGTCTTGTCTCGGAAGTTTGTGGAAGTCATGACCGAGTACAACAACACGCAGGTCTCCTTCAGAGAGCGCAGCAAGAGCAGGATCCAGAGACAGCTGGAGAtcagtgagatacacacacacacatactctcattGATGTGTGCcactgatatgtgtgtgtgtgtgtgtgtgagtgtgtgtgtgtgagtgcacatACCCTCactttgtctatctgtctctctgtctatatccTCCAGCACATGTACATGCTTGAACTACTTCTCAAGTGTTTATCATATTTCTCACTGtaagcaagcacacacacacacacacacacacacacacagaactcaTAACTCATAACTCATCATTGACTACTAGCATTAGCCGCTGAGCAAGTTCGATCCCGAAGATGCCGGGAATCTGAAAGTGCAAAATTAACTGTACTCTCTGGGTAGGAGGGTCatacactctctcccctgtcaatcacagcgacactagccagtggtcatgtatgaggaagatgTGGTGGCTTCATGTGTTTTCAGAGGAAGCAGGTGTGATGGGGAAGAGCTAGCTAATGGGTAAGAACTGTCAAATGACCAAACTGCCAGAAAGTGGGGGGGGAAAGCATTCTACCAATCAGGGAAAAACCTAACATTAATCAGAGtaacataattttaaataaaccgAACCTGGAAGTGTAAACAAACCAAAGACTACTTATAGCTGTAACCCTTGAGCCTCAGGTCGGCCATGACGCTTTGCACTGGCTTGTACTGTTGAAAGCTGATACGCTTTCCTTTGTGGCAGAAAAAGTCACAATTCTGCAATatctgtgtaatatttatatcatatttgtGCAGCTCATTGCCTTGTCTTCATGATATATTAtctttttggtcattttcataTTAGAGAATTAACTTTGCTGTTATTTATCCCCCTCTAACCTCCTGTAACTCTTAATGAGAGTTATTAAGCAGATTTTcaacaatattattaatttcagtaaaaaaaaaaaaattagagtgGGTGGATGAGGATTTCAACACTCACATTGATATCAATAGATGTTAAACTAAGTAAATTGACTCAAAATATGAAGATGTGTCTACACAGGGACTACTTGTGAGTCGGTTTATGTGCGTGTCCCAGCAGGAGCTGCTTAATTAGGTCCTGGTTCGGCGTGTGACACATGAGACTAGCCTCTCTGTCACCAGAGACCGTGTTGTAGGCGTTTCCTCGGTAACGCAAGACTGGAGAGTCAGATAGTCCTCGCCACAGCAGGCCGAGAAAGGGGTCATGTGACTCAGGCTGTATTCATGCTCTAGGTCAGGTGTGTTGTTAAAGCTGCGTCATGTGATTAATACAAGATCCATAAATACAGTATTGATCCTTTAAGGTGAACTGCGTTGTAACAGCACCTGAAGTAGCAAAAaagatattaattataataataaatacaaacagcTGATGTGTGTCGGGGTGGATAATGTGAGAAATTCAATATTCTATATTCAATCGTTGGTGTGAACAATATatgtcattttctttgtttgccTGTTTTGTTAGTTATTTCTCCAAAAATTACACAATAAGTTATGCTACACTCAAATATAGACATGTTGTCTAATTCAGAAGTCACGTGAAGTTGTAACTTTGATGTGAAATGCTGACGTTTTTTAGTATGGCAGAAAAAGATGGACATTGCTAAGTGTATTTACAGTCTAATTTTAGTTATATGATGTGGGAAATGTATGACGATTTTGTCTTCTTTCC
It contains:
- the stx2b gene encoding syntaxin-2 isoform X2, whose protein sequence is MRDRLAELKSGRPSDEEDGSFVVHVDQGGFMEGFFRKVEEVRSIIDKISSQVNEVKKKHSMILSAPNPDEKTKEELEQLTVEIKKNANVVRTKLKTLQQSLPPEDQANRASVDERIQRTQYTVLSRKFVEVMTEYNNTQVSFRERSKSRIQRQLEITGRRTTNEELEDMLESGNPSIFTSDIILDSQITQQVLNEIESRHKDIIRLESSIKELHGMFVDMAMLVETQGEMIDNIENNVRNAVEYVGKANEEVKKAVRYQKSARRKIVYVAICGSVCLLLLLIIIVGVFAG
- the stx2b gene encoding syntaxin-2 isoform X1, which gives rise to MRDRLAELKSGRPSDEEDGSFVVHVDQGGFMEGFFRKVEEVRSIIDKISSQVNEVKKKHSMILSAPNPDEKTKEELEQLTVEIKKNANVVRTKLKTLQQSLPPEDQANRASVDERIQRTQYTVLSRKFVEVMTEYNNTQVSFRERSKSRIQRQLEITGRRTTNEELEDMLESGNPSIFTSDIILDSQITQQVLNEIESRHKDIIRLESSIKELHGMFVDMAMLVETQGEMIDNIENNVRNAVEYVGKANEEVKKAVRYQKSARRKYIILAVIVLVIIGVLVLIIGLSVGLSSKSSITAASSITTSTNPA